Proteins from a single region of Neodiprion virginianus isolate iyNeoVirg1 chromosome 4, iyNeoVirg1.1, whole genome shotgun sequence:
- the LOC124302940 gene encoding purine nucleoside phosphorylase — protein MSRRHLANGHATATAAASTADAIRLKKQENELVDVAANSVYTFEALEESANYLLERTSIRPKIAVICGSGMGSLADALTDKACFAYESIPHFPVSTVPGHMGQLVFGFLKGVPIMCMQGRFHYYEGYPLWKCSMPVRVMKLVGASHLIATNAAGGLNPNYKIGDIMMMRDHVNMMGFAGNNPLQGPNDDRFGPRFPPMNRAYNLKLLEAGQNIAEQMGISDIVHKGVYTCLGGPNFETVAELKMLRMVGVDAVGMSTVHEVIMARHCDMTVFAFSLITNKSPTDYEENHEANHEEVIDVGKSRQPLLQEFVSRMVVHVAKEFDLDGK, from the exons ATGTCCCGTCGTCATCTCGCCAATGGTCACGCTACCGCCACGGCCGCTGCTTCGACAGCCGACGCTATACGTCTGAAGAAACAGGAAAATGAACTCGTCGACGTCGCCGCGAACAGCGT GTACACCTTCGAGGCTCTCGAAGAGTCCGCGAATTATCTTTTGGAGCGGACATCAATAAGGCCGAAAATCGCTGTGATCTGCGGTTCGGGAATGG GTTCATTGGCCGATGCACTCACCGATAAAGCTTGCTTTGCCTACGAGTCGATTCCACATTTTCCCGTGTCAACTGTCCCCGGTCACATGGGTCAGCTCGTCTTCGGATTCCTCAAAGGTGTTCCGATAATGTGCATGCAGGGGAGGTTTCACTACTACGAGGGATATCCACTTTGGAAG TGCTCGATGCCCGTTCGTGTGATGAAACTGGTAGGAGCGAGCCATCTGATAGCGACGAACGCTGCGGGAGGTTTGAATCCGAATTACAAAATTGGGGACATCATGATGATGCGTGATCACGTAAACATGATGGGTTTCGCGGGAAACAACCCCCTGCAGGGACCGAACGACGACAG GTTCGGCCCTCGTTTCCCGCCGATGAACAGGGCCTACAACTTGAAGCTACTCGAAGCTGGGCAAAACATCGCCGAGCAGATGGGGATATCCGACATCGTCCATAAGGGAGTCTACACGTGCCTTGGTGGACCGAACTTTGAGACCGTTGCTGAGCTTAAGATGCTAAGGATGGTCGGCGTCGACGCAGTCG GCATGTCGACGGTTCACGAGGTCATAATGGCCCGGCACTGCGACATGACGGTCTTCGCCTTCAGTCTGATAACGAACAAATCGCCAACGGACTACGAGGAGAACCACGAGGCGAATCACGAGGAGGTGATAGACGTTGGAAAGTCGCGTCAACCGCTCCTCCAGGAGTTCGTCTCGCGGATGGTTGTCCACGTGGCGAAGGAGTTCGACTTGGATGGCAAATGA
- the LOC124302847 gene encoding uncharacterized protein LOC124302847, translated as MNESTTTTTASTSPTATVTGKKRKIRQDRWEQNRKKLKRNSGKSYASQSGNKIPRKKFRHTTDCCKKNCSSSFDYKRQREIFKTFWAMAEKPSQDTFLISCIQREEIKYVKTVTKRKNRSWSWKYSFKVDGQDKTVCKGFFLSLLQITESRMKTVLRFCKSGTTVATEKRGKQPNPAKISNVVWSLVKEHWSTFPNKKSHYGSSKTERKYFENPDLNVKKMFHAFQEYYFDKTGKQLSLKYPTYHRYFRENSDYSFRQRKTDVCDFCTECKIKLSANSSDPCKESFRLHEVKVAEYKVLRQQCTKNINDDTLTVEFDYAQNLPLPKLNVSAQFYKRLLWLYVFNTHCFNDGDSKFFCFLECDGGKNGNSVCSFLNDFLVKKLTENPELKKVVLLSDSCGGQNKNKTLVRYCAWLSVKMGVEINHIFPVRGHSYCQCDRNFGVYGTVLKKVETVENPIEYLEIMRTVRHKPKAFEAEMSAHLLKEWDKTLDSFFLKVPKAKGKKFTIQKYVKLSYKPTGTMSVYADYNGAPQNFNLFKLNAFVSKDTELALANPAPVGIKTAKKNDVLSLMPFVKPVNREWYKNVLRGTCNDDDSAETDEMDSD; from the exons ATGAACGAATCTACAACAACTACAACAGCATCGACTAGCCCTACTGCTACAGTTAcggggaaaaagagaaaaattcgaCAAGATAGATGGGAACAAAATAGAAAGAAGCTTAAGCGTAACAGTGGTAAAAGTTACGCTTCTCAAAGTGGGAATAAAATAcctcgaaaaaaattcaggcaCACTACCGACTGCTGCAAGAAAAACTGTTCGTCTTCTTTCGATTATAAACGTcagcgtgaaattttcaagactTTCTGGGCAATGGCTGAGAAACCGAGTCAGGACACTTTTTTAATCAGTTGTATAcaacgtgaagaaatcaaaTACGTCAAAACCGTAACAAAACGGAAGAACAGATCTTGGTCTTGGAAATATTCTTTCAAAGTAGATGGCCAGGATAAAACTGTCTGTAAAGGATTTTTTCTGTCTCTTCTCCAAATAACTGAATCCAGAATGAAAACGGTGCTCCGATTTTGTAAATCAG GTACGACAGTTGCTACAGAAAAAAGGGGTAAGCAACCCAACCCTGCCAAAATTTCGAACGTGGTATGGAGTTTAGTGAAGGAGCATTGGTCGACTTTCCCGAACAAAAAATCGCATTATGGAAGCTCCAAAACTGAAAGAAAGTACTTCGAGAATCCAGActtaaacgtaaaaaaaatgtttcacgcATTCCAAGAATATTACTTTGATAAAACAGGGAAGCAGCTCTCACTAAAGTACCCAACGTACCATAGATATTTTCGGGAAAATAGTGATTACTCGTTTAGGCAACGTAAAACAGACGTCTGTGATTTTTGCACCGAATGTAAAATCAAACTATCGGCAAATTCATCAGATCCGTGTAAGGAATCGTTCCGTCTACATGAAGTAAAAGTTGCGGAATACAAGGTTTTGCGGCAACAGTGCACAAAGAATATTAACGATGATACTCTAACTGTTGAGTTCGACTACGCACAAAATCTTCCGCTTCCAAAACTGAACGTTAGCGCACAATTTTACAAGCGATTATTGTGGCTGTATGTTTTCAACACACACTGTTTTAATGACGGTgacagcaaatttttttgcttcttagAATGTGATGGTGGCAAGAACGGTAACTCTGTGTGTAgttttttgaacgattttctggtaaaaaaattgactgaaaatccagaattaaaaaaagtagTTCTTTTGTCTGACTCCTGTGGGGggcaaaataaaaacaagactCTCGTACGATATTGTGCTTGGTTGTCGGTCAAAATGGgagttgaaataaatcacatcTTTCCGGTGCGAGGTCATTCATACTGCCAATGCGATAGAAATTTCGGTGTTTACGgaactgttttaaaaaaagtagagaCCGTCGAAAATCCTATCGAGTATCTCGAAATAATGAGGACCGTAAGGCACAAACCAAAAGCTTTCGAAGCAGAGATGAGTGCCCACTTATTAAAAGAATGGGATAAAACTttggattcattttttctaaagGTTCCAAAAGCTAAGGGAAAGAAATTCACGATCCAAAAGTATGTGAAGTTATCATACAAGCCAACAGGCACCATGTCCGTTTACGCGGACTATAATGGCGCTCCGCAAAATTTCAACCTGTTCAAATTAAACGCTTTTGTAAGTAAAGATACCGAACTAGCATTAGCAAACCCGGCTCCTGTTGGAATTAAGACagctaaaaaaaatgacgtgcTATCTTTAATGCCTTTTGTAAAACCGGTTAATAGGGAATGGTATAAAAATGTGCTGCGGGGTACCTGCAACGACGATGATTCGGCTGAAACAGACGAAATGGACTCTGATTGA